A genomic window from Bradyrhizobium lupini includes:
- a CDS encoding septal ring lytic transglycosylase RlpA family protein, with amino-acid sequence MGFRSSAAICGAVIALAVSVSIARCEAGGVHSSAVDNAASGETIVGAASMYNPFKPGKEEGGPKTASGERYDPSVWSAAIKTSLRKKFGGVQFGAKPKYALVEAVGKKVIVRINDVGPLRPGRIIDFNERTMRHFDPSLERGVIPDVKVRPLAGGDWTPGPVG; translated from the coding sequence ATGGGGTTCCGATCGAGCGCCGCAATCTGCGGCGCCGTGATTGCACTTGCCGTTTCCGTTTCTATTGCGCGATGTGAAGCTGGTGGGGTTCACTCAAGCGCTGTCGACAACGCCGCTTCCGGGGAAACGATCGTTGGCGCGGCATCCATGTACAATCCGTTCAAGCCAGGCAAAGAGGAGGGCGGCCCGAAGACGGCTTCCGGCGAGCGCTATGACCCCTCGGTCTGGTCGGCCGCCATCAAGACGAGCTTGCGCAAGAAATTCGGTGGGGTCCAATTTGGCGCGAAGCCGAAATACGCCCTCGTCGAGGCCGTCGGCAAGAAGGTCATCGTCAGGATAAATGACGTGGGACCGCTACGGCCCGGCCGCATCATCGACTTCAATGAGCGGACGATGCGCCATTTCGATCCGAGCCTGGAGCGCGGGGTCATTCCCGATGTCAAAGTTCGGCCGCTTGCTGGTGGCGATTGGACCCCCGGACCAGTTGGCTGA
- a CDS encoding ABC transporter substrate-binding protein produces the protein MKAALVLAAALAACLSTPVSAQKSYGPGISDTEIKIGNTMPYSGPASPLGITGRVISAYFDEVNEKGGINGRKLNLLSLDDAFSPPKTMEAARRLVEGDGVAFIFATMGTAPSSAIAKYLNSNKVPQLFLISSASKWNDPANMPWSMALPWAPNYTSEAAIDVAYARAKNPNARFAVLYQNDDAGKEYLRGVKEALGADADKAIAMASSFEVADPTVDSQVLTLANTKADVFMIYSVTPRACAQAIRKAHEVGWQATRFLASGCANKATVMVPAGLDAGKGVLSLGSLKPFVEAPKDDPAMTAYIDFMKKRLPNADVNNVAGLYGYTVAEALVVLLKQCKDNLTRENIMAQAANLKNVPLSLLMPGITLNTTPQDFRPIKDGYMLQFNGNDWIVASELLRGT, from the coding sequence ATGAAAGCCGCTTTGGTCCTGGCTGCAGCCTTGGCTGCCTGCCTGTCCACGCCTGTCTCCGCGCAGAAATCCTACGGTCCCGGCATCAGCGACACCGAGATCAAGATCGGCAACACCATGCCCTATAGCGGCCCCGCTTCGCCCCTCGGTATCACCGGCAGGGTGATCTCGGCCTATTTCGACGAGGTCAATGAGAAGGGCGGGATCAACGGCCGCAAGCTCAATCTCCTGTCGCTCGACGACGCCTTCTCGCCGCCGAAGACCATGGAAGCGGCGCGGCGGCTGGTCGAGGGTGACGGCGTCGCCTTCATCTTCGCGACCATGGGCACGGCGCCAAGCTCGGCGATCGCGAAATATCTCAACAGCAACAAGGTGCCGCAGCTGTTTCTGATCAGCTCGGCCTCGAAGTGGAACGATCCCGCCAACATGCCCTGGTCGATGGCGCTGCCATGGGCACCGAACTACACCAGCGAGGCCGCGATCGACGTCGCCTATGCCCGCGCCAAGAACCCGAATGCGCGCTTCGCGGTGCTCTATCAGAACGACGACGCCGGCAAGGAATATCTGCGCGGCGTCAAGGAAGCGCTTGGTGCCGACGCCGACAAGGCGATCGCGATGGCGTCGAGCTTCGAGGTCGCCGACCCCACCGTCGATTCCCAGGTGCTGACGCTCGCCAACACCAAGGCCGACGTGTTCATGATCTATTCGGTGACGCCGCGCGCCTGCGCCCAGGCGATTCGGAAAGCGCATGAGGTCGGCTGGCAGGCGACGCGCTTCCTCGCCTCGGGCTGTGCCAACAAGGCGACCGTGATGGTCCCGGCCGGCCTCGATGCCGGCAAGGGCGTGCTCTCGCTCGGCTCGCTCAAGCCGTTCGTCGAGGCGCCGAAGGACGATCCGGCGATGACGGCCTATATCGATTTCATGAAGAAGCGCCTGCCCAATGCCGACGTCAACAACGTCGCGGGTCTCTACGGCTACACCGTCGCCGAGGCATTGGTGGTCTTGCTGAAGCAGTGCAAGGACAATCTGACGCGCGAGAACATCATGGCGCAGGCGGCCAATTTGAAGAACGTGCCGCTATCGCTACTGATGCCCGGCATCACCCTCAACACCACGCCGCAGGATTTCCGCCCGATCAAGGACGGCTATATGCTCCAGTTCAATGGCAACGACTGGATCGTCGCCAGCGAGCTGCTGCGCGGCACGTGA
- a CDS encoding AI-2E family transporter, with protein MAILAAIIVMVLYYGREIIIPIALAVLLSFVLAPLVRLVQRLRIPRSLAVVSVVVIAFAFIFAMGSLLATQLTQLAGDLPRYQSTISEKIQSFRETTAGRGTLERASSMLKDLSKELDKPKEATNSLGTIAAPKAAAPRPVPVEVLQPDPGALESLQTLISPLLHPLATTGIIVIFVIFILLQREDLRNRLIRLAGSDDLQRTTAALDDAASRLSRLFLIQLLVNGSFGIVIGMGLWLIGVPSAILWGILAAVLRFVPYIGAVIAAAFPLALAVAVDPTWTMLLWTIALFVVVEPVVGHVLEPMVYGHSTGLSPVAVVASATFWTALWGPIGLVLATPLTVCLVVLGRHVERLEFLDVMFGDRPALSPPEIFYQRMLAGDPTEASAKAEEFLKERSLSSYYDEVALRGLQLAQADAERGALDPDRLTKIRDAVQEFANNISEQDERPPPKVGPTTDVEATSAIEGVAEDAPYESLRVLRKEDLPTGWQGEHPVLCVAGRNPIDEAAAIMLAQLTGAHGLSARVEAAEALSTANIFRLETTGVAIVCLVYMDASSPAHMRYSVRRLRRKLPKATIILGCWMKDIDPAALESLREGAKADLAAATLGGALKLCIEATGVDSLALEPKARLRRSRPLSSLYARHG; from the coding sequence ATGGCCATTCTCGCCGCGATCATTGTCATGGTGCTGTATTATGGTCGCGAGATCATCATCCCCATAGCGCTGGCCGTCTTGCTCAGCTTCGTGCTGGCGCCCCTGGTTCGACTGGTTCAGCGTCTGCGCATTCCACGCAGTTTGGCTGTGGTGAGCGTGGTCGTGATCGCCTTCGCATTCATATTTGCGATGGGCAGTCTCCTTGCTACCCAACTCACGCAGCTGGCTGGCGATTTGCCGCGATATCAGTCCACAATAAGCGAGAAGATCCAATCCTTCCGTGAGACCACCGCTGGTCGAGGCACGCTCGAGCGGGCTTCGAGCATGTTGAAGGACCTCAGCAAAGAACTCGACAAGCCCAAGGAGGCCACGAATTCGTTGGGGACCATAGCAGCTCCGAAAGCGGCCGCGCCGAGGCCCGTTCCTGTGGAAGTGCTTCAGCCCGATCCCGGCGCGCTGGAGAGCTTGCAAACGCTGATTTCACCCTTGCTTCATCCGCTCGCAACGACCGGGATCATCGTCATATTCGTGATCTTCATTTTGCTTCAACGCGAGGATCTTCGTAATCGTCTGATCAGGCTGGCCGGTTCGGATGACCTGCAGCGCACCACGGCTGCCCTTGATGACGCGGCGAGCCGCCTCAGCCGGCTTTTCCTTATCCAGCTTCTCGTGAACGGCAGCTTCGGCATCGTCATCGGAATGGGTCTCTGGCTGATCGGCGTTCCAAGCGCGATCCTGTGGGGTATTCTGGCAGCAGTGCTGCGCTTCGTGCCCTACATCGGGGCGGTCATCGCCGCCGCCTTTCCTCTCGCTCTCGCGGTCGCGGTCGATCCAACCTGGACGATGCTGCTTTGGACGATCGCGCTGTTCGTGGTGGTGGAGCCCGTCGTCGGCCATGTGCTGGAGCCGATGGTCTATGGACACAGCACGGGACTGTCGCCGGTGGCCGTTGTGGCTTCTGCGACGTTCTGGACGGCGCTCTGGGGTCCGATCGGCCTCGTTCTGGCGACACCACTCACGGTGTGTCTCGTCGTACTGGGCCGCCATGTCGAGCGGCTGGAGTTCCTGGACGTCATGTTTGGAGACCGACCAGCACTCTCTCCGCCTGAGATATTCTATCAGCGGATGCTCGCCGGCGACCCGACAGAAGCATCTGCAAAAGCCGAGGAGTTCTTGAAGGAGCGATCTCTCAGCTCCTATTACGACGAAGTCGCCCTGCGAGGACTGCAACTGGCTCAAGCGGATGCCGAGCGCGGCGCTCTGGATCCCGACCGGCTGACCAAAATCAGGGATGCGGTCCAGGAATTTGCCAATAACATTTCGGAGCAGGATGAGCGTCCGCCGCCGAAGGTCGGCCCGACCACAGATGTCGAAGCTACATCTGCCATAGAGGGCGTGGCTGAGGACGCGCCTTATGAGAGTCTGCGGGTTCTGCGCAAGGAGGACTTGCCCACTGGATGGCAAGGCGAACATCCCGTCCTCTGTGTGGCCGGGCGAAATCCGATCGACGAAGCCGCTGCGATCATGCTGGCTCAACTGACCGGTGCGCATGGCTTGTCGGCACGAGTTGAAGCAGCGGAAGCGCTATCGACGGCGAATATCTTCCGGCTGGAGACCACCGGGGTCGCCATTGTCTGCCTCGTCTATATGGATGCAAGCAGCCCCGCCCACATGCGTTACTCGGTGCGACGCCTTCGCCGTAAATTGCCGAAGGCCACAATCATTCTGGGTTGCTGGATGAAGGACATCGACCCAGCGGCGCTGGAAAGCCTGCGGGAAGGTGCCAAGGCGGATCTGGCTGCTGCAACTCTGGGCGGGGCGCTTAAACTCTGCATAGAGGCGACGGGTGTGGACTCCTTGGCACTGGAGCCGAAGGCCCGGCTTCGAAGATCACGGCCGCTTAGCAGTTTGTACGCTAGACATGGCTGA
- a CDS encoding cupin domain-containing protein: MSDKIPGMGDHFERGAPGMHTSDTIDYGVVVRGEMTLELDDGQKVHLRQGDCIVQNGTRHRWRNPLPEPCLMAFVSIGGKRA, from the coding sequence ATGTCGGACAAGATCCCCGGCATGGGAGATCATTTTGAGCGCGGCGCTCCAGGGATGCACACATCGGATACAATAGACTACGGAGTCGTGGTTCGCGGCGAGATGACGCTGGAATTGGACGACGGCCAGAAGGTCCATTTGCGTCAGGGTGATTGCATCGTGCAAAACGGAACGCGCCATCGCTGGCGCAACCCATTGCCCGAACCCTGCCTCATGGCGTTTGTTTCGATCGGCGGGAAGCGCGCCTGA
- a CDS encoding FAD-dependent oxidoreductase, producing the protein MTEDKKPSGPDLSRGVTLAAFKDGKLLGHVGEEDVLLVQAGSEIFAIEPTCSHYHGPLAEGLVVGDTIRCPWHHACFSLRSGEATRPPALNALALWEVSRDQDKIVVQRKREMPKPPACHRTAPTPEKFVIIGGGAAGFAAAETLRREGFAGAITMLSNDSAMPVDRPNLSKDYLAGNAPEDWLPLRGEDYYQDAGIDLRLNTNVAAIEAKTRSVTLGNGDRLPFDRLLLATGAEPVRLQIPGADQPHVYTLRSVADSRAIIKAAGSAKRALVIGASFIGLEVAASLRARKIEVHVVAPDERPMQKVLGPEMGDFVRALHEENGVNFHLEDTVEKLDGTRATLKSGGVIEADLVVVGIGVKPRLALAEQAGLAADRGVSVSEYLETSVSGIFAAGDIARWPDPHSRQTIRVEHWVVAERQGQTAARNMLGKRERFEAVPFFWSQHYDVPINYVGHAESFDDIAIDGSISGKDCLLKYSKGDRVLAVASIYRDLDNLKAELEMERTRG; encoded by the coding sequence ATGACCGAAGACAAGAAGCCAAGCGGGCCCGACCTGAGCCGAGGCGTGACGCTCGCCGCGTTCAAGGACGGCAAATTGCTCGGCCATGTCGGCGAGGAAGACGTCCTGCTGGTGCAGGCCGGCAGCGAGATCTTCGCGATCGAGCCGACCTGCAGCCACTATCACGGTCCGCTCGCGGAAGGACTGGTAGTGGGCGACACCATCCGCTGCCCCTGGCATCATGCCTGCTTCTCCTTGCGGTCAGGCGAGGCGACCCGTCCGCCGGCGCTGAATGCGCTGGCGTTGTGGGAGGTCTCGCGCGATCAGGACAAGATCGTCGTCCAGCGCAAGCGCGAGATGCCGAAGCCTCCGGCGTGTCACCGGACGGCGCCAACGCCGGAAAAATTCGTCATCATCGGTGGCGGCGCGGCGGGTTTCGCGGCGGCGGAGACGCTCCGTCGCGAGGGCTTTGCCGGCGCCATCACCATGCTCAGCAATGACAGCGCGATGCCGGTCGACCGGCCCAATCTTTCCAAGGATTACCTCGCGGGCAACGCGCCGGAGGATTGGCTGCCGCTGCGAGGCGAGGACTATTATCAGGACGCCGGCATCGATCTCAGGCTCAACACGAATGTTGCCGCGATCGAGGCGAAGACGCGCAGCGTGACGCTGGGCAACGGCGACAGGCTGCCGTTCGACCGGCTGCTACTCGCGACCGGCGCCGAGCCGGTCCGATTGCAGATTCCGGGTGCCGACCAGCCCCATGTCTACACCCTGCGCTCGGTCGCCGACAGCCGCGCCATCATCAAGGCGGCGGGCAGCGCCAAGCGGGCGCTGGTGATTGGCGCCAGCTTCATCGGCCTCGAAGTCGCGGCCTCCTTGCGGGCACGCAAGATCGAGGTGCACGTGGTCGCGCCGGACGAACGGCCGATGCAGAAGGTGCTCGGTCCCGAGATGGGCGACTTCGTGCGCGCGCTGCATGAGGAGAACGGCGTCAACTTCCATCTCGAGGACACCGTGGAAAAGCTGGACGGCACGCGCGCCACGTTGAAGAGCGGCGGCGTGATCGAGGCCGACCTGGTCGTGGTCGGCATCGGCGTCAAGCCGCGCCTTGCGCTTGCCGAGCAGGCGGGGCTTGCGGCCGATCGGGGCGTCAGCGTGAGCGAATATCTGGAGACCAGCGTATCCGGCATTTTCGCGGCCGGCGACATCGCGCGCTGGCCCGATCCGCATTCGCGGCAAACCATCCGCGTCGAGCATTGGGTGGTGGCGGAGCGGCAGGGCCAGACCGCGGCGCGCAACATGCTCGGCAAGCGCGAGCGCTTCGAGGCCGTGCCGTTCTTCTGGTCGCAGCACTATGACGTGCCGATCAACTATGTCGGCCACGCCGAGAGCTTCGACGACATCGCGATCGACGGTAGCATTTCCGGCAAGGACTGCCTGCTGAAGTATAGCAAGGGCGACCGCGTTCTTGCGGTTGCTTCAATTTATAGGGATCTCGACAATCTCAAGGCCGAGCTGGAGATGGAGCGGACACGCGGCTGA
- a CDS encoding acyl-CoA dehydrogenase family protein, protein MDFQHSERSLELQERVRRFMRTHVEPVEELYYEQVKPEATRYRTPQILQDLKRLAREQGLWNLFLSGEHGQDPNNTGLTNLEYAPVKEIMGRILWAPEVFNCSAPDVGNMEVLANYGTPAQQERWLKPLLEGRIRSGFSMTEPQVASSDATNIQCEIRRDGGDYVINGRKWFTSGAMNEDCEILIVMGKTAPDDPDRHRQQSMILVPRATPGVRIVRDMLTYGYDDAPVGHPEIVYENVRVPAENILLGEGRGFEIAQGRLGPGRIHHCMRLIGCAQRALELMCQRAVSRTAFGKPLAEQGSVREDIAHSFCEIAQARLLTLQAADRMDREGNKIARDLIAAAKIVVPSMAARVIDRAIQIHGAAGVSQDTFLARAYVYARFIRIGDGPDQVHLAAVGKELIKRGGVMG, encoded by the coding sequence ATGGATTTTCAACACTCCGAACGTTCGCTGGAGCTGCAGGAGCGGGTCCGCCGGTTCATGCGGACGCATGTCGAGCCGGTCGAGGAGCTCTACTACGAGCAGGTGAAGCCGGAAGCGACACGCTACAGGACGCCGCAGATCCTTCAGGACCTGAAGCGGCTGGCGCGCGAGCAGGGGCTTTGGAACCTGTTCCTCTCCGGCGAGCACGGCCAGGATCCCAACAACACTGGCTTGACCAATCTCGAATACGCGCCGGTGAAGGAGATCATGGGCCGCATCCTCTGGGCGCCGGAGGTGTTCAATTGCTCGGCGCCCGATGTCGGCAACATGGAGGTGCTGGCCAATTACGGTACGCCGGCGCAGCAGGAGCGCTGGCTGAAGCCACTGCTGGAAGGGCGCATCCGCTCCGGCTTCTCGATGACGGAGCCGCAGGTTGCCTCCAGCGATGCCACCAACATCCAGTGCGAGATCAGGCGCGACGGCGGCGACTACGTCATCAACGGCCGCAAATGGTTCACCTCGGGCGCGATGAACGAGGATTGCGAGATCCTGATCGTGATGGGCAAGACCGCGCCCGACGATCCCGATCGCCACCGCCAGCAATCCATGATCCTGGTGCCGAGAGCGACGCCTGGCGTGCGCATCGTCCGCGACATGCTGACCTACGGCTATGACGACGCGCCGGTCGGCCATCCCGAGATCGTCTACGAGAACGTTCGCGTGCCCGCGGAGAACATCCTGCTCGGCGAGGGCCGCGGCTTCGAGATCGCGCAAGGCAGGCTCGGCCCCGGCCGTATCCACCATTGTATGCGGCTGATCGGCTGCGCCCAGCGCGCGCTCGAATTGATGTGTCAGCGCGCGGTCTCCCGCACGGCCTTCGGCAAGCCGCTCGCAGAACAGGGCTCGGTGCGTGAGGACATCGCGCACTCATTCTGCGAGATCGCGCAGGCGCGGCTCTTGACGCTGCAAGCCGCCGACAGGATGGACCGCGAGGGCAACAAGATCGCGCGCGACCTGATTGCGGCCGCCAAGATCGTGGTGCCCAGCATGGCCGCCCGCGTTATCGACCGCGCCATCCAGATCCACGGCGCTGCCGGCGTCTCGCAGGACACGTTCCTGGCGCGTGCTTACGTCTACGCCCGCTTCATCCGCATCGGCGACGGACCGGATCAGGTGCATCTGGCCGCGGTGGGGAAGGAGCTGATCAAGCGTGGCGGGGTGATGGGCTAG
- the folE gene encoding GTP cyclohydrolase I FolE: MKTQTRRLERVAVAQAPSERPERAEVEQAIRTMIRWAGDDPARDGLRDTPDRVARAFEEYFSGYAQDPTEILQKTFEEIEGYDEMIVLRGVRFESHCEHHMAPIVGRAWVAYIPQGRVVGISKLARLVDIYAKRLQIQEKMTAQIANTINDVLRPEGVGVIIKATHHCMTTRGAHKPGTDLVTSRMLGVFRDNALTRQELLGLANSDD; this comes from the coding sequence ATGAAGACGCAAACGCGCAGGCTGGAACGTGTCGCGGTCGCGCAGGCGCCGAGCGAGCGGCCTGAGAGGGCGGAGGTCGAGCAGGCGATCCGGACCATGATCCGCTGGGCCGGCGACGATCCCGCGCGCGACGGTCTGCGCGATACGCCGGACCGGGTCGCGCGCGCCTTCGAGGAGTATTTCTCCGGCTATGCGCAGGATCCGACCGAAATCCTGCAAAAGACCTTTGAGGAGATCGAAGGCTATGACGAGATGATCGTCCTGCGCGGCGTTCGCTTCGAAAGCCATTGCGAGCACCACATGGCACCGATCGTCGGCCGCGCCTGGGTCGCTTATATCCCGCAAGGGCGCGTCGTCGGCATCTCCAAGCTCGCGCGTCTCGTCGACATCTACGCCAAGCGGCTTCAGATCCAGGAGAAGATGACCGCGCAGATCGCCAACACGATCAACGACGTGCTGAGGCCCGAAGGCGTCGGGGTCATCATCAAGGCGACGCATCACTGCATGACCACGCGTGGCGCACATAAGCCCGGGACAGATCTCGTCACCAGCCGCATGCTCGGCGTGTTCCGCGACAATGCGTTGACACGCCAGGAACTGCTGGGGTTGGCCAATTCGGACGATTGA
- a CDS encoding epoxide hydrolase family protein: MPMPYNSENTIDRSRRALLSTAAVGIAAVISTSVFPLRGAAAAGESTIRPFHIAVPEEDLVELRRRVLATRWPDRETVSDHSQGIPLAKLQSLLNYWGTAYDWRKIEAKMNRLPQFMTNIDGIDIHFIHVRSKHPNALPVVITHGWPGSVFEQLKLIDPLTDPTAHAGRPEDAFDVVIPSMPGYGFSGKPVDTGWGPDHTARIWAELMKRLGYTHYVAQGGDWGSPVSSAMARLAPAGLLGIHINLPAIVPPDIAAILAAGGPAPADLSAKERAAFDAFSAAGKMGNRSYALMMGTRPQTIGYGLTDSPAGLAAWMLGHPGFSHWKFDDTDSEKSRDEVLDDITLYWLTNSATSSARLYWEYSGRSPALAGPEKTAEISLPVAITVFPGESYQAPETWARRAYRNLTYFHEVDKGGHFAAWEQPALFSAELRAAFRPLRPAHLVQ, encoded by the coding sequence ATGCCGATGCCATACAATTCCGAGAACACCATCGACAGAAGCCGGCGCGCGCTTTTGAGCACGGCAGCGGTTGGAATTGCAGCGGTGATTTCCACGAGCGTGTTTCCGCTGCGTGGAGCGGCGGCCGCGGGCGAAAGCACAATTCGCCCCTTCCACATTGCCGTGCCGGAGGAGGACTTGGTCGAGCTTCGGCGGCGCGTGTTGGCGACGCGATGGCCCGATCGCGAGACTGTTTCCGATCACTCCCAAGGTATCCCGCTGGCGAAGCTCCAGTCCCTCCTCAACTATTGGGGGACGGCCTACGACTGGCGAAAGATCGAAGCGAAGATGAATCGACTTCCGCAGTTCATGACCAACATCGACGGCATCGACATCCACTTCATTCATGTCCGCTCCAAACATCCCAATGCCCTGCCTGTCGTCATAACCCATGGCTGGCCGGGATCGGTATTCGAGCAGCTCAAGCTGATCGATCCACTCACCGATCCAACGGCCCATGCGGGCCGGCCCGAGGACGCGTTCGACGTCGTGATCCCCTCGATGCCCGGCTATGGCTTCTCCGGCAAGCCGGTCGATACCGGTTGGGGTCCCGACCACACAGCGCGCATCTGGGCGGAACTGATGAAGCGCCTGGGCTACACCCACTATGTCGCGCAGGGCGGCGACTGGGGCTCGCCGGTCTCGAGTGCGATGGCACGGCTGGCGCCGGCAGGCTTGCTCGGCATCCATATCAACTTGCCGGCGATCGTCCCGCCCGATATCGCCGCGATCCTCGCGGCCGGCGGGCCTGCTCCGGCAGACCTCTCCGCCAAGGAACGCGCGGCGTTCGATGCATTCAGTGCGGCCGGCAAGATGGGCAACCGGTCCTACGCGCTGATGATGGGAACGAGGCCGCAAACGATCGGCTACGGCTTGACGGATTCTCCCGCGGGCCTGGCAGCCTGGATGCTCGGACATCCCGGCTTCTCGCATTGGAAGTTCGACGACACCGACTCCGAAAAATCCCGCGACGAGGTGCTGGACGACATCACGCTGTACTGGTTGACGAACAGCGCCACCTCCTCGGCGCGACTTTACTGGGAATATAGCGGGCGCAGTCCCGCCCTTGCAGGTCCGGAGAAGACTGCGGAGATCTCACTGCCGGTGGCCATCACGGTCTTCCCGGGCGAGAGCTATCAAGCCCCGGAGACGTGGGCCCGGCGCGCCTATCGCAACCTGACCTACTTCCACGAGGTCGACAAAGGCGGTCATTTTGCTGCCTGGGAGCAGCCGGCGCTTTTCTCCGCCGAGCTGCGCGCCGCATTCAGGCCCCTTCGGCCCGCACATCTGGTCCAGTGA